One Ignavibacterium album JCM 16511 genomic region harbors:
- a CDS encoding glycosyltransferase family 9 protein, which produces MKKILFIQTAFPGDAILTLPALEKLKESNPDSQLDVLCIPTTQEIFLAAPYVDSAIVFDKKGKQKSFLSLIRFAKELKKNNYDKIYSAHRSLRTSLLVLLSEVNESYGFSNASLKYVYKNIVQYKLSKHEVQRNLDLIGFKYDDSSWRIKPFIGFSDDVIDKVNNFIKDVDTKNLIAVAPGSIWATKRYPIEKWKKIVNHFLNNRFSVVLIGGEDDEQLCDAISESCDRKIFNSAGKFSIIESINLLTRCKLLISNDSAPTHFGMCSAIKVLTIYCSTIPGFGFYPYLNDSRFVSFDQLSCKPCGIHGYQECPLGHFNCANKLSENEVIRIAEEMLNEHPNS; this is translated from the coding sequence ATGAAAAAAATCTTATTCATACAGACAGCTTTTCCTGGTGATGCAATTTTAACATTACCAGCTCTGGAAAAGTTAAAGGAATCTAATCCTGATTCCCAGCTCGATGTACTTTGTATTCCTACAACCCAGGAAATATTTCTCGCTGCTCCTTATGTTGATAGTGCAATCGTATTTGATAAGAAGGGTAAACAAAAATCATTCTTATCTTTAATCCGGTTTGCCAAGGAATTAAAGAAGAATAATTATGATAAAATTTACTCTGCACATCGGTCGTTAAGAACCTCTTTGCTTGTTTTACTTTCAGAAGTGAATGAAAGTTATGGCTTTTCAAATGCTTCACTTAAATATGTTTATAAAAATATTGTTCAGTATAAGTTATCAAAGCACGAAGTTCAACGTAATCTTGATTTAATTGGATTTAAGTATGATGATTCATCCTGGAGAATCAAACCGTTTATCGGATTCAGTGATGATGTTATCGATAAGGTTAATAATTTTATTAAAGATGTTGATACAAAAAATCTGATAGCAGTTGCACCAGGCAGTATCTGGGCAACAAAAAGATATCCAATTGAAAAATGGAAAAAGATTGTTAATCATTTTTTAAATAACCGATTTTCTGTCGTTCTTATTGGTGGAGAAGATGATGAGCAACTATGCGATGCAATTTCAGAGAGTTGTGACAGAAAAATTTTTAATTCAGCTGGAAAATTTTCAATCATAGAATCAATAAATTTGCTTACACGATGTAAATTATTAATTTCAAACGACAGTGCACCAACACATTTTGGAATGTGTTCGGCAATAAAAGTTCTAACAATTTATTGTTCGACTATACCCGGCTTCGGATTTTATCCTTATCTGAATGATAGCCGGTTTGTAAGTTTTGATCAGCTTTCATGTAAACCTTGCGGAATTCATGGTTATCAGGAATGTCCTTTGGGTCATTTTAACTGTGCTAATAAATTATCTGAAAATGAAGTTATAAGAATTGCTGAGGAAATGTTGAATGAACATCCAAATAGTTAA
- a CDS encoding L-threonylcarbamoyladenylate synthase — translation MNIQIVKSINVDENFDQAIEFAIELFFNGGVFIYPTDTIYGFGGNPFNDEVIRKITKIKGRPDWKRYIHLIGSVEILTKYADIKSEKFYDFLINLWPNPVSVVLRLNEQTRDILGSETAAFRIPNNRFCLKLLNEIKMPLISTSVNRSGKEPLNDPYMIMQEFGKEVNAIFYSAKKSFFEASTVIDLSDDEPKLIREGKIKFSEIIKNFR, via the coding sequence ATGAACATCCAAATAGTTAAGTCCATAAATGTTGATGAAAATTTTGATCAGGCAATAGAATTTGCAATAGAATTATTTTTCAATGGCGGTGTATTTATTTATCCGACTGATACGATATATGGTTTCGGTGGAAATCCTTTTAATGATGAAGTCATCAGAAAAATTACTAAGATAAAAGGCAGACCCGATTGGAAAAGATATATTCATCTTATTGGCAGTGTTGAAATACTTACAAAGTATGCTGATATAAAATCAGAAAAGTTTTATGATTTCCTTATTAACCTTTGGCCAAATCCTGTTTCTGTTGTTCTGAGATTGAATGAACAAACACGGGATATACTTGGCTCAGAGACTGCTGCATTCCGAATTCCGAATAACAGATTCTGTCTTAAATTACTTAACGAAATTAAAATGCCACTGATTTCAACAAGTGTTAATCGTTCCGGAAAAGAGCCGTTGAATGATCCTTATATGATAATGCAGGAATTCGGTAAAGAAGTAAATGCAATTTTCTATTCAGCGAAGAAATCATTCTTCGAAGCTTCAACTGTTATTGATTTAAGTGATGATGAACCTAAATTAATCCGTGAAGGAAAAATTAAATTTTCTGAGATTATTAAAAACTTCAGATAA
- a CDS encoding M23 family metallopeptidase has protein sequence MKLKFDKKRLKKLTEFSVVLVPHDTSTETKTIKLSFIKITSIILIYSLIMLFIGFYIITFTSLDKFILPDSYRYNTPEKMQLRDLNEKIIRLATELEKLKSSNERLKSILMKQDSSIFNEENSESPVKENKKSAGGNVYAAFLKFISTIFTKHQTIIFIKPTDGYLSRKFDPENGHLGIDFATKENNPIFASAGGYISFAGYTPEYGYVVIVNHSDDFITRYMHCSVVVRKQGERVIQGEVIALAGNSGTRTTGTHLHFEIWHKGKPVDPEKFLIKF, from the coding sequence ATGAAATTAAAATTCGATAAAAAGCGATTAAAAAAACTGACTGAATTTTCTGTTGTTTTAGTTCCACACGATACTTCTACAGAAACAAAAACTATTAAATTATCATTCATTAAAATTACTTCAATTATTCTGATTTATTCTTTGATAATGCTGTTTATCGGATTTTATATTATCACTTTCACTTCGTTGGATAAATTTATCCTTCCCGACAGTTACAGGTATAACACTCCAGAAAAAATGCAACTGAGAGACTTAAATGAAAAAATAATTCGACTTGCAACCGAATTGGAAAAGCTGAAATCAAGTAACGAAAGGTTAAAGAGTATTTTGATGAAGCAGGATTCATCAATCTTTAATGAAGAAAATTCTGAGAGTCCCGTCAAGGAAAATAAAAAATCAGCCGGCGGAAATGTATATGCAGCTTTCCTAAAATTTATTTCAACTATTTTCACAAAACATCAGACCATTATATTTATTAAACCTACCGATGGATATCTTAGTAGGAAATTTGATCCTGAAAACGGGCATCTCGGTATTGACTTTGCAACTAAAGAAAATAATCCGATATTTGCATCAGCAGGCGGCTATATTTCTTTTGCTGGTTATACTCCGGAATATGGTTATGTTGTAATCGTTAATCATTCGGATGATTTTATTACAAGATATATGCATTGTTCAGTTGTTGTAAGAAAACAAGGTGAACGAGTTATTCAGGGAGAAGTAATAGCTTTGGCCGGAAATTCCGGTACGAGAACAACAGGTACGCATTTACATTTTGAGATCTGGCATAAAGGCAAGCCAGTAGATCCTGAAAAATTTCTTATTAAATTTTAA
- a CDS encoding bactofilin family protein produces MKSKTNGSYMDEVTIISSGVVIEGKVNSNGNIRVDGTIKGDIVAQGNLTVGDSGNIQGQLTGDIVTIGGKVEGSVNAKDKLVLEAKSVLKGDIVTKVLVVEAGAVFEGKSSMSGQTSAPKIQS; encoded by the coding sequence TTGAAATCAAAAACTAATGGAAGTTATATGGACGAAGTTACTATCATAAGCAGTGGTGTTGTCATCGAAGGAAAAGTAAACAGCAATGGCAACATCCGTGTTGACGGAACAATAAAAGGGGATATCGTTGCACAGGGAAATCTTACTGTTGGTGATTCAGGAAATATTCAAGGGCAACTGACCGGCGATATAGTTACTATCGGTGGAAAAGTTGAAGGTTCTGTAAACGCAAAAGATAAACTTGTTCTTGAAGCAAAATCTGTTCTTAAGGGAGATATTGTTACCAAAGTTTTGGTTGTTGAAGCAGGCGCTGTTTTCGAAGGTAAAAGTTCAATGAGCGGACAAACATCTGCTCCTAAAATTCAATCCTGA
- a CDS encoding AtpZ/AtpI family protein yields the protein MKTDPEKLSGFGKSLKEVGPYLGIGVQLAATIVLMALIGNWLDKKFGQKFIFTLIFSLLGIFSGMYNLLKTLNYLEKRKKESDDAEK from the coding sequence ATGAAAACCGATCCGGAAAAACTATCCGGTTTTGGTAAATCACTTAAAGAAGTTGGACCTTATCTAGGAATTGGGGTTCAACTTGCTGCAACAATTGTGTTGATGGCTTTAATTGGTAACTGGCTGGATAAAAAATTCGGCCAGAAATTTATATTTACTCTGATTTTTAGTCTTCTGGGTATTTTTTCCGGTATGTATAATCTGCTTAAAACTTTGAATTATCTTGAAAAGAGAAAAAAAGAATCAGACGATGCAGAGAAATAA
- the atpB gene encoding F0F1 ATP synthase subunit A → MDSLATRIATDSLKNSHSESGGSWILHHVMDGNYLDFSPLGKVYLPHLELFGFDISITRHVVFMWLAAILLTYVFIKVAKSYQNSLVPKGTTNFWEVFIVFVRDEIAKPTIGKGYEKFLPYLLTAFFFILFGNFLGLIPFSATFTSNIAVTATLATMSFLAIQLGGIKNNGFIGYFKGLIPHGVPVFLLPIMIVVEVLGLFTKPFALAIRLFANMTAGHIVIYALISLIFVMQSYLISPVSVGMALFIYSLEVLVALLQAYIFTMLSSLFIGMAVHQEH, encoded by the coding sequence ATGGATTCTTTAGCAACACGGATAGCAACCGACAGTCTGAAAAATTCTCACTCAGAATCCGGTGGAAGTTGGATTCTTCACCATGTTATGGATGGAAACTATCTGGATTTCTCACCGTTAGGCAAGGTCTATCTTCCGCATTTGGAATTGTTCGGGTTTGATATTTCAATTACACGGCATGTTGTCTTTATGTGGCTGGCTGCTATTCTGCTTACATATGTTTTTATTAAAGTAGCAAAATCATATCAAAATTCTCTGGTTCCAAAAGGTACAACAAACTTTTGGGAAGTTTTTATTGTATTTGTTCGCGATGAAATTGCAAAGCCAACCATTGGTAAAGGTTATGAAAAATTTCTTCCGTATTTGTTAACAGCATTCTTTTTCATTTTGTTCGGAAACTTTTTAGGACTTATTCCTTTTTCTGCAACATTTACAAGTAATATTGCTGTTACGGCAACACTCGCAACGATGTCATTTTTAGCAATTCAACTTGGTGGAATTAAGAACAACGGATTTATCGGATACTTCAAGGGGTTAATACCTCACGGAGTTCCGGTTTTTCTTTTACCGATTATGATTGTAGTTGAGGTGCTTGGATTATTTACAAAACCATTTGCTTTAGCCATTCGTCTTTTCGCTAATATGACTGCTGGTCATATAGTTATCTATGCATTGATAAGTTTAATATTCGTTATGCAAAGCTATCTTATATCTCCTGTTTCGGTGGGAATGGCTTTGTTTATTTATAGTCTGGAGGTTTTAGTAGCATTGCTACAGGCTTATATATTCACAATGCTGTCATCTCTGTTTATCGGAATGGCGGTTCATCAGGAACATTAA
- a CDS encoding ATP synthase F0 subunit C, which translates to MDFAYLAAGLGAGLTIFGGALGIGKLAAAAMDASGRQPEAAGAIRTSMIIAAALIEGISLFALVICFILASK; encoded by the coding sequence ATGGATTTCGCATATTTAGCAGCTGGTTTAGGAGCTGGATTAACAATTTTTGGCGGAGCTTTAGGTATTGGTAAATTAGCTGCTGCAGCTATGGATGCAAGCGGTCGTCAACCTGAAGCTGCTGGTGCAATCAGAACTTCAATGATTATTGCTGCTGCTCTTATTGAAGGTATTTCTCTGTTTGCTTTGGTTATTTGCTTTATTCTTGCAAGTAAATAA
- the atpF gene encoding F0F1 ATP synthase subunit B encodes MVAKIYFAVISIIASEGGGGGLLSVDGGLAFWTTLTFLILLFILGKFAWKPILTALKQREEAIKESLAQAELAKEEAKKILAENQASLAKAEEESKKIIEQSRAYAENLKQQIINESKAQAQKLIEDASSEIERQKLAAFDELKNQVAQIAVDAASKILKENLDAEKNKQLVEKYIKEISKN; translated from the coding sequence ATGGTAGCAAAAATTTACTTTGCTGTGATTTCTATTATTGCATCAGAAGGCGGTGGAGGTGGATTGCTCTCTGTTGATGGAGGGTTGGCATTCTGGACCACTTTAACTTTCCTGATCCTTCTCTTTATCCTTGGCAAGTTTGCCTGGAAACCTATTCTTACTGCACTTAAGCAAAGAGAAGAAGCAATAAAGGAATCTTTAGCTCAGGCAGAATTAGCAAAAGAAGAAGCCAAAAAAATTCTTGCTGAAAATCAGGCAAGTTTGGCAAAAGCAGAAGAGGAATCTAAAAAGATTATTGAACAAAGCAGAGCTTATGCTGAAAATCTTAAACAACAGATTATCAACGAAAGCAAAGCTCAGGCACAAAAACTTATTGAAGATGCTTCTTCTGAAATAGAAAGACAAAAACTCGCAGCATTTGATGAATTGAAAAATCAGGTTGCTCAGATTGCTGTTGATGCAGCATCAAAAATTCTTAAAGAAAATTTAGATGCTGAAAAAAACAAACAGCTTGTTGAAAAGTATATTAAGGAAATCTCAAAGAACTGA
- the atpH gene encoding ATP synthase F1 subunit delta, producing MSYGKVAIRYATSFLESSIEKKTLDKATDDISVVLNAIESSSLLRRFLENPVVKTEQKKSVLREIFSKHVSADTINFIEFVVDKNRESALKDIAEKFLELKDEYSGVVRVEIKSAFELNAEQKKVIEQKFETLLNKKVVASYIVDEKVIGGFVAKVKDTVYDASIAHQLELLRQQLLKGSLLLN from the coding sequence ATGAGTTACGGAAAAGTTGCAATTAGGTATGCTACTTCATTTCTTGAATCTTCTATCGAGAAGAAAACTCTTGATAAAGCAACTGATGATATTAGTGTCGTTTTAAATGCAATTGAATCCAGTTCTTTATTGAGAAGATTTCTTGAAAATCCGGTTGTTAAAACTGAGCAAAAGAAATCTGTTTTAAGAGAAATCTTTAGCAAACATGTTTCTGCTGATACAATCAATTTCATTGAATTTGTGGTTGATAAAAATCGTGAGTCTGCACTTAAAGATATTGCAGAGAAATTTTTAGAACTTAAAGATGAATACTCCGGTGTTGTACGAGTTGAAATTAAATCTGCTTTTGAGCTTAATGCTGAACAGAAAAAAGTAATCGAACAAAAGTTTGAAACTCTGCTCAATAAGAAGGTTGTTGCAAGTTACATTGTTGATGAAAAAGTAATTGGTGGATTTGTCGCTAAAGTTAAAGATACTGTTTATGATGCATCAATTGCACATCAACTTGAATTGTTGAGGCAACAATTACTAAAAGGAAGTTTATTACTTAACTAA
- the atpA gene encoding F0F1 ATP synthase subunit alpha, protein MAEVRPDEISEILRKQLTGFESEVDIYDVGTVLQVGDGIARVYGLSQVMASELVEFPNDVFGMVLNLEEDSVGVVLFGESTKVKEGDVVKRTKRVASMPVGEEMLGRVITPLGIPIDGKGPIKTEKFLPIERKALGVIQRQPVKEPLQTGITAIDAMIPIGRGQRELIIGDRQTGKTAVAIDAIINQKYTHSEEAKQLGIKPVYCVYVAIGQKESTVAQVVAKLEEHGAMAYTTVITASASDPAPLQFIAPYSGATLGEFFRDSGRHALCIYDDLSKQAQAYRELSLLLRRPPGREAYPGDVFYLHSRLLERASKLSDELGGGSLTALPVIETQQGDVSAYIPTNVISITDGQIYLESNLFNAGVRPAINVGISVSRVGGNAQIKAMKKVAGSLKLDLAQYRELEAFAKFGSDLDKATQATLAKGSRLVELLKQGQYSPVPVERQVVSIYLGTRGYMDSIAVHDIKRFEKEILEFISVKYNQIFENIKKEKDLSKETEDLIKKAAEEFLPTFKKS, encoded by the coding sequence ATGGCAGAAGTAAGACCTGATGAAATATCCGAAATACTCAGGAAACAACTGACAGGTTTCGAAAGTGAAGTTGATATTTATGATGTTGGAACTGTTTTGCAGGTTGGTGATGGTATTGCCCGCGTTTATGGATTATCCCAGGTGATGGCAAGTGAACTTGTAGAATTTCCTAATGATGTGTTCGGAATGGTTCTTAACCTCGAAGAAGACAGCGTTGGAGTTGTTCTTTTTGGCGAATCAACCAAAGTAAAAGAAGGTGATGTTGTCAAAAGAACAAAGCGTGTTGCTTCGATGCCCGTTGGTGAAGAAATGCTTGGAAGAGTTATTACTCCGCTTGGTATTCCAATCGATGGAAAAGGACCAATCAAAACAGAAAAGTTTTTGCCAATTGAAAGAAAAGCTCTTGGTGTTATTCAAAGACAACCGGTTAAAGAACCTCTGCAAACTGGTATAACAGCTATTGATGCTATGATTCCAATTGGAAGAGGCCAGAGAGAATTAATCATTGGTGACAGACAGACAGGTAAAACTGCTGTTGCTATTGATGCAATAATTAATCAGAAATACACCCACTCTGAAGAAGCAAAGCAGTTAGGAATCAAACCTGTTTATTGCGTTTATGTTGCTATTGGTCAGAAGGAATCAACTGTTGCACAGGTTGTAGCTAAACTTGAAGAGCATGGTGCGATGGCATATACTACAGTTATCACTGCGTCAGCTTCTGATCCCGCACCTCTTCAGTTTATAGCTCCTTATTCAGGTGCAACTTTAGGTGAATTCTTCAGAGATTCAGGAAGACACGCTCTTTGTATTTATGATGATTTATCAAAACAAGCTCAGGCATACAGAGAACTTTCTCTTTTATTAAGAAGACCTCCTGGACGCGAAGCTTATCCTGGTGATGTTTTCTATCTTCACTCACGATTGCTTGAAAGAGCTTCAAAACTTAGTGATGAACTTGGTGGCGGAAGCTTAACAGCATTACCGGTAATTGAAACTCAGCAAGGTGATGTATCAGCATACATTCCAACTAATGTTATTTCGATTACTGACGGACAGATTTATCTGGAGTCAAATTTATTTAATGCAGGAGTTAGGCCTGCAATCAATGTTGGTATTTCTGTTTCTCGTGTTGGCGGTAACGCACAAATCAAAGCTATGAAAAAAGTTGCAGGTTCATTGAAACTTGATTTAGCACAATACAGAGAACTTGAAGCTTTTGCAAAATTTGGTTCTGATTTGGATAAAGCAACTCAGGCAACATTAGCAAAGGGTTCAAGATTAGTTGAATTATTAAAGCAAGGGCAATATTCTCCAGTCCCTGTTGAAAGACAGGTTGTTAGTATTTATTTAGGCACTCGCGGTTATATGGATTCAATTGCTGTTCACGATATAAAGAGATTCGAAAAAGAGATTCTTGAGTTCATTAGTGTGAAGTATAATCAGATATTTGAGAATATTAAGAAAGAAAAAGATTTAAGTAAAGAAACGGAGGATTTAATCAAAAAAGCTGCTGAGGAATTTCTTCCAACTTTTAAAAAATCTTAA
- the atpG gene encoding ATP synthase F1 subunit gamma → MATLRDIKQRIKGVKSTQQITKAMKMVAAAKLRRATEAILNARPYARKIQTLLSHLASTDDLLNNPLFVSRDVKNVAVIVVTADRGLCGAFNTNIIREATRYIQEELQERNISHSLYCLGKKGSDYFSKRNFNLVQKNPGIFASLNYSIAQRLSDQLISGFLNGEFDKVILIFNEFKSIIQQKIVVEQFLPIPVESNEKSEIHAEANYIYEPNQKAIFEYIIPKHLKAQLWRVLLESNAAEFAARMTAMDNATTNAKELIRTLNLKYNKERQAAITKEILEIVSGANALKAS, encoded by the coding sequence ATGGCAACATTAAGAGACATAAAGCAGAGAATAAAAGGCGTAAAAAGTACGCAGCAAATTACTAAAGCAATGAAGATGGTTGCTGCGGCAAAATTGCGTCGTGCAACTGAAGCCATTTTAAATGCAAGACCTTATGCCAGAAAAATTCAAACATTGCTTTCACATCTTGCAAGCACTGATGATCTGTTGAATAATCCATTATTCGTTTCCAGAGATGTTAAGAATGTTGCCGTTATCGTAGTAACTGCTGACAGAGGACTCTGTGGCGCATTTAATACAAATATAATTCGCGAAGCGACCCGTTATATTCAGGAAGAACTTCAGGAGAGAAATATTTCTCATAGTTTATATTGCTTGGGCAAGAAAGGTTCTGACTATTTTTCAAAAAGGAATTTTAATTTAGTCCAGAAAAATCCGGGCATCTTTGCTTCGCTCAATTATTCAATTGCACAGCGGCTTTCTGACCAACTAATATCAGGTTTTCTGAATGGTGAATTTGATAAAGTGATTCTGATATTCAATGAATTTAAATCAATTATTCAACAGAAAATTGTTGTAGAGCAATTCCTCCCGATTCCTGTAGAAAGCAATGAAAAAAGTGAAATTCACGCTGAAGCAAATTATATCTACGAGCCGAATCAAAAAGCAATATTTGAGTATATCATTCCCAAACATCTCAAAGCACAACTTTGGCGGGTTTTACTCGAATCAAATGCTGCTGAATTTGCAGCAAGAATGACAGCAATGGATAATGCCACAACTAATGCCAAGGAATTGATTAGAACTTTAAATCTTAAATACAACAAAGAACGACAAGCTGCAATTACTAAAGAGATACTTGAAATTGTATCCGGTGCAAATGCATTAAAGGCAAGCTGA